In the genome of Aspergillus luchuensis IFO 4308 DNA, chromosome 2, nearly complete sequence, one region contains:
- a CDS encoding NAD(P)-dependent oxidoreductase (COG:I;~EggNog:ENOG410PJF0;~InterPro:IPR029154,IPR015815,IPR036291,IPR006115, IPR008927,IPR013328;~PFAM:PF03807,PF03446,PF14833,PF01488;~go_function: GO:0016491 - oxidoreductase activity [Evidence IEA];~go_function: GO:0050661 - NADP binding [Evidence IEA];~go_function: GO:0051287 - NAD binding [Evidence IEA];~go_process: GO:0055114 - oxidation-reduction process [Evidence IEA]) — protein MAPQLAWLGLGNMGRGMAKNLAAKGSLTTPLIVYNRNITRAQEFQAATPNTIIANTISEAVTKSDIIFTCVGDDAAIQSIIDASIASGSPLTDKLFVDCSTVHPDTTTSISEKLQAKGAHFVASPVFGAPPMAAAGQVIPVLAGSRAAVEQVKPYTTGVIAKAVVDFTDQPPAKASQLKILGNTFVLGMVESIAEGLVVADKCGLGTDALHQFFEAVFPGPYVAYSARMRSGDYHERKEPLFAVDLARKDARHAMDLAGKVGARMKGVELAEDYMAKVKEHMGERGDVAGMYGAVRQEAGLEFENKQ, from the exons ATGGCACCTCAACTCGCCTGGCTGGGCCTCGGTAACATGGGTCGC GGCATGGCCAAGAACCTCGCCGCCAAAggctccctcaccacccccctaATCGTCTACAACCGCAACATCACCCGCGCCCAAGAATTCCAAGCCGCgacccccaacaccatcatcgccaacaccatctccgaAGCCGTCACCAAGTccgacatcatcttcacctgcGTCGGTGACGACGctgccatccaatccatcatcgACGCCAGCATCGCCAGCGGCTCCCCCCTCACCGACAAGCTCTTCGTCGACTGCTCCACCGTCCACCctgacaccaccacctccatctccgaaAAGCTCCAAGCCAAGGGTGCCCACTTCGTCGCCAGTCCCGTCTTCGGTGCCCCGCCCATGGCCGCCGCCGGCCAGGTCATCCCCGTGCTGGCGGGTTCCCGCGCCGCCGTCGAGCAGGTCAAGCCCTACACGACGGGGGTTATTGCCAAGGCGGTTGTGGATTTCACTGATCAGCCCCCTGCTAAGGCGTCACAGTTGAAGATTCTTGGTAATACCTTTGTGTTGGGTATGGTCGAGAGTATTGCGGAGGGATTGGTGGTTGCGGATAAGTGTGGTCTGGGCACGGATGCGCTGCATCAGTTCTTTGAGGCTGTGTTCCCCGGTCCCTACGTTGCTTATTCGGCTAGAATGAGGTCGGGTGATTATCATGAGCGGAAGGAGCCGTTGTTTGCGGTTGATCTGGCTAGGAAGGATGCTCGTCATGCGATGGATTTGGCGGGTAAGGTGGGCGCCAGGATGAAGGGGGTTGAGTTGGCGGAAGATTACATGGCGAAGGTGAAGGAGCATATGGGTGAGAGGGGTGATGTGGCGGGTATGTATGGCGCTGTGCGCCAGGAGGCGGGATTGGAGTTTGAGAATAAGCAGtga
- a CDS encoding uncharacterized protein (COG:G;~EggNog:ENOG410PIMJ;~InterPro:IPR036259;~TransMembrane:2 (i18-40o52-76i)) — MNALEDQTVASMGQNQMLYILGFGVTAHGLILWCVLYYLPLYFEAVKDYTPILAGTALLPLTFTLCQSAITIGLLITHWGRYR; from the exons ATGAATGCATTGGAAGACCAGACCGTCGCCTCGATGGGTCAAAACCAGATGCTCTATATCCT GGGCTTTGGTGTCACCGCGCATGGCCTCATCCTGTGGTGTGTCCTATACTACCTCCCTCTCTACTTCGAAGCCGTGAAAGACTACACTCCGATATTGGCCGGGACCGCCCTTCTGCCACTCACATTTACACTGTGTCAGAGCGCCATTACTATAGGGCTACTGATTACCCACTGGGGCCGCTACCGCTAG
- a CDS encoding uncharacterized protein (COG:S;~EggNog:ENOG410Q1GI) gives MKYISNWHPIHRVPIVDRKFQNPTTGVIEEIADKNFVICGPPFVKATWINLKPGDGFRISRTDFPPPIEDVFVAVAGHVKDKAYEIENISATKYEMTVVCWSDLTDEMMHEVVMRMKGELWKDVYVPPEDIAAFEAFVEEERKKENPRF, from the coding sequence ATGAAATACATCTCGAACTGGCATCCTATCCACAGGGTCCCAATCGTGGATAGAAAATTCCAAAATCCCACTACTGGTGTCATTGAAGAGATAGCCGACAAGAACTTTGTGATTTGCGGGCCTCCATTCGTCAAAGCTACGTGGATAAATCTGAAACCTGGCGACGGATTTCGCATTTCACGCACCgacttcccacccccaatcGAAGACGTTTTTGTGGCTGTTGCGGGCCATGTGAAAGACAAGGCGTACGAAATCGAAAATATCAGCGCGACCAAGTATGAAATGACGGTGGTCTGTTGGAGCGATCTCACCGACGAGATGATGCACGAGGTGGTGATGCGGATGAAAGGGGAATTGTGGAAAGATGTGTACGTTCCGCCGGAGGACATTGCGGCTTTCGAGGCatttgtggaggaggaacggaagaaggagaatccTCGGTTCTAA
- a CDS encoding uncharacterized protein (TransMembrane:5 (o6-24i36-53o59-83i151-173o185-205i)) has protein sequence MALVPLQSFSILICPVIILLALNFPGIFYRNAFTQYATVLAVVLTSWEVLLSVTFENPVFAYLVGLFEAWMGIWAFVLVVFIIRARNFRFPPHMSWERLAWTIDLFINLRGIGWNYRWGNYYVPIDVEEPPMSTSKERLSGRSYPPSLANLIMRFVGQVGWVIFCQLNIFPFIKTQLTSDTGSNYNFAVGLLSLLVSLITIVVDIDLLNTTSTLIVTAFDTSRFLGLHAFPWAHPSPWGSLNAVARKGILGNYPRPTQISS, from the exons ATGGCGCTTGTACCCCTCCAATCGTTCTCCATTCTCATCTGTCCGGTGATTATTTTGCTGGCGCTGAATTTCCCCGGTATATTTTATCGAAACGCCTTTACCCAATATGCGACAGTACTGGCTGTGGTCTTGACATCCTGGGAAGTCCTTCTGTCTGTGACGTTCGAAAACCCCGTCTTCGCATACCTGGTGGGACTGTTTGAAGCATGGATGGGGATATGGGCTTTTGTGCTTGTCGTCTTCATAATCCGAGCCAGGAATTTT AGGTTCCCACCTCACATGTCTTGGGAGCGTTTGGCTTGGACTATCGATCTGTTCATCAATCTCAGGGGAATAGGCTGGAACTATCGTTGGGGGAATTACTATGTTCCCATCGATGTCGAAGAGCCGCCAATGAGCACGAGCAAAGAACGACTTTCAGGTCGCTCTTATCCACCTAGTCTCGCGAACTTGATTATGCGTTTCGTTGGACAAGTCGGTTGGGTTATCTTTTGTCAGCTCAACATATTCCCTTTCATCAAGACTCAGTTGACGAGTGATACTGGCAGCAATTATAACTTTGCTGTTGGCTTACTCTCCCTTCTGGTATCCTTGATTACTATTGTCGTCGACATCGATTTACTCAACACGACATCTACATTGATCGTAACAGCGTTTGATACATCGCGCTTTCTTGGGCTACATGCCTTTCCATGGGCTCATCCCAGCCCCTGGGGCTCGCTGAATGCAGTAGCTAGGAAGGGAATTCTCGGTAACTATCCCAGACCAACACAAATATCGTCGTAA
- a CDS encoding uncharacterized protein (SECRETED:SignalP(1-20)): MKPTSIIINTLLLIAPMVSAAPTGSSKQEKKNKESERSIKYILNCSTEAYTYFCGHHGTTCWGGDVMGSPPCMDACRCYPLNECNLSDCGTPYSGHLDEEAHAEGSDGNDVASTSSSASDASPSGSSVPAV; this comes from the exons ATGAAG CCTACCTCTATCATTATCAACACTCTACTGTTGATTGCACCTATGGTATCCGCAGCACCCACCGGCTCTTCCAAGcaggagaaaaagaacaaggaaTCCGAGCGATCAATCAAGTATATCCTGAACTGTTCTACGGAAGCCTACACCTACTTCTGCGGACACCACGGCACAACCTGCTGGGGTGGAGATGTCATGGGCAGCCCGCCGTGTATGGATGCATGTCGTTGTTATCCCCTGAATGAGTGCAATCTTTCTGATTGTGGCACCCCATACTCTGGACACCTTGACGAGGAGGCACATGCCGAGGGTAGTGATGGCAATGATGTTGCctccacttcttcatccgcTTCTGATGCTAGCCCGAGCGGCTCTTCGGTGCCTGCTGTCTAA
- a CDS encoding cytochrome P450 (COG:Q;~EggNog:ENOG410PGYE;~InterPro:IPR001128,IPR002401,IPR036396;~PFAM:PF00067;~TransMembrane:1 (o6-22i);~go_function: GO:0005506 - iron ion binding [Evidence IEA];~go_function: GO:0016705 - oxidoreductase activity, acting on paired donors, with incorporation or reduction of molecular oxygen [Evidence IEA];~go_function: GO:0020037 - heme binding [Evidence IEA];~go_process: GO:0055114 - oxidation-reduction process [Evidence IEA]): MLDFNVALLACIAIFYTFRRLRKIYRLRKLRQSLSCRNPPRFRRRGPLGINNALERLRFRGDILDGLLVKGFEKYGFTHEIKEPGLHAIMTAQPENIRTIMSTGFESFGPGKIRKRSMAPLLGQGLFTVDGEKWRHARNLLRPLFVKSKITDLTLVHKHLERILDFTIPNDDATWSGWTGPIDLKGLFERFTMDTATEAIFGRSVNSQLWATASISQGKVDGSAASMTQGFARAFDISLLGIVIRMVTGRLSFLFKRRKFSSAFNFVQRYVSLQVHHLLKDDLSQPSGIHKSFLAALMEAETLNEKQLHEYSTNLLIASRNTTAALLSFTFALLSLHPDILEKLRSEILSTFPIDQDSDRTKNRPGSSTITAEKLLQCRYLQWVLREALRLFPPIPIMAVEAKKHTVLPMGGGEDGDAPILIPKDQLVMFFPYFVHRRRDIWGDDAESFRPERWANSPPSWAYIPFAGGPRTCLGKQYALIHASYVVTRLLQTFSRIKPAHPTNDWLSAETESERSRLKVRSIRKSGFISLFLRKFQVHFWKDKSP, translated from the exons ATGCTGGACTTTAACGTGGCTTTGTTAGCCTGCATTGCGATATTTTACACCTTTCGTCGACTGAGGAAGATTTACAGGTTGAGGAAATTACGCCAGTCTTTATCTTGTCGTAATCCGCCTCGCttccgaagaagagggccCCTGGGCATCAATAATGCCCTTGAGCGGCTACGATTTCGAGGCGACATATTAGACGGATTATTGGTCAAAGGATTCGAGAAGTATGGATTTACCCACGAGATTAAGGAGCCAGGCCTACATGCTATCATGACAGCACAGCCTGAAAATATCCGAACCATTATGTCTACCGGCTTCGAGAGCTTCGGACCGGGTAAAATTCGAAAGCGCAGTATGGCTCCTCTGCTCGGCCAGGGCCTGTTTACAGTTGATGGAGAGAAATGGAGACATGCACGAAATCTGCTTCGCCCGCTCTTTGTGAAGAGTAAAATCACAGACCTGACACTGGTCCACAAGCATTTGGAAAGGATCTTGGATTTTACAATTCCTAACGACGATGCCACTTGGTCTGGCTGGACGGGACCCATTGATTTGAAAGGTCTTTTCGAACGCTTTACAATGGATACGGCCACTGAAGCAATCTTTGGACGCAGTGTGAACTCCCAACTGTGGGCCACGGCCTCAATTTCCCAGGGTAAAGTAGACGGTTCTGCTGCCAGCATGACCCAAGGTTTTGCCAGAGCATTTGATATTAGCCTACTGGGGATAGTGATCCGCATGGTTACCGGGcgcctctccttccttttcaAACGACGCAAGTTCAGCAGCGCATTCAACTTCGTCCAGCGATATGTGTCGCTTCAAGTCCACCATCTGCTGAAAGATGACCTGTCGCAACCTAGTGGGATACATAAGTCCTTTCTCGCTGCTCTAATGGAGGCCGAAACCTTGAATGAAAAGCAATTGCACGAATACTCGACCAACCTCCTCATTGCTAGCCGTAACACAACGGCCGCCCTCCTCAGCTTCACGTTTGCCCTACTCTCCTTGCACCCCGACATACTGGAGAAGCTCCGGTCGGAAATCTTGTCAACATTCCCGATCGATCAAGACTCGGACAGAACTAAAAATAGGCCCGGTTCGTCCACGATAACGGCAGAGAAGCTCCTCCAATGTCGATACTTACAATGGGTTCTACGCGAGGCTCTCCGACTTTTTCCTCCCATTCCAATAATGGCAGTGGAGGCGAAGAAACACACTGTGCTGCCcatgggcggtggtgaagatggcgatgCTCCCATCCTGATTCCTAAAGACCAACTCGTAATGTTCTTCCCGTATTTCGTGCACCGTCGCCGCGACATATGGGGTGATGACGCCGAATCATTTCGGCCCGAGCGATGGGCcaattctcctccttcctggGCGTACATTCCGTTTGCTGGTGGTCCGCGGACATGCCTTGGCA AGCAATATGCCTTGATCCATGCTTCCTATGTTGTCACACGCTTGTTACAGACCTTCAGTCGTATAAAGCCGGCCCACCCAACAAATGACTGGCTGTCTGCTGAGACGGAGTCTGAGCGTTCCAGACTGAAGGTGCGCTCTATAAGGAAATCTGggtttatttctctttttctacGAAAGTTTCAAGTTCACTTCTGGAAGGACAAATCCCCCTGA
- a CDS encoding uncharacterized protein (COG:S;~EggNog:ENOG410Q2WI;~InterPro:IPR032675), with product MEKLPPELVGIIGSHLEYPDWCALRLTSKIIYQLSSSLFARRYFQCVSVILTREAIADLEDLSLNESFRNEVKELSLIPQAFGDYEVDFYAFRTILQFCTPGSESWTTEEVQTQFMNYEAAQTDHLAFLESASLVKSLTRCINRLRNVSAIGLRAYPPSWPRTEKKSLFICLGMHALRKQLPFDPCVRLLMPSACRFADRPLSTWGLVWNMWNDIRHPVWTKGLTSLFEAMCAVSPTLAVQRLYTCLTEYELSVPFDSFTLSEPLYQSLQSVLRELQDLDICLRPSYPNDTTEFLHSLVVWAAPNLHTLRLALWDQFHDVSPDHFTNLAQQVQFTRLTELHLHWIELTQPSFQLFLSTAAPTLKVLTLVAVSLNDPIPVAMESSRRRFDAAVDTVWRRFMNTLRDTIPSIRYFRMTALAYRQKRFDMEDPSIRALMAMGHCLRGQYSTFHTYEINNTMSFVEWIDSFRLRRLILHHPLPRHRELPNGNFTSPVPEGKFRWAR from the exons ATGGAAAAGCTTCCGCCAGAACTTGTTGGTATCATTGGTAGCCACCTTGAGTACCCTGACTGGTGCGCCCTCCGACTTACATCCAAGATTATCTATcaactctcttcttccctcttcgcGAGACGCTACTTCCAGTGCGTTAGTGTTATTTTGACCCGGGAGGCTATCGCGGACCTTGAAGACCTCAGCTTGAACGAATCATTCAGAAATGAGGTAAAGGAACTGAGCCTCATACCCCAAGCATTTGGGGACTACGAGGTGGATTTTTATGCCTTTAGAACTATCCTGCAGTTCTGTACACCTGGAAGTGAAAGTTGGACAACCGAGGAAGTGCAAACGCAGTTTATGAATTACGAGGCTGCTCAGACCGATCATCTAGCATTCTTAGAGTCGGCTAGCTTAGTTAAAAGTCTTACTCGATGCATAAATCGACTGAGAAATGTTTCTGCTATAGGGTTGCGAGCCTACCCTCCCTCCTGGCCACGCACAGAGAAGAAAAGTCTGTTTATCTGCCTGGGCATGCACGCCTTGCGGAAGCAGCTTCCTTTCGACCCCTGCGTACGACTCCTGATGCCCAGTGCATGCCGCTTTGCGGATCGACCTTTGAGTACGTGGGGTCTAGTGTGGAACATGTGGAACGACATAAGGCATCCGGTTTGGACCAAGGGGCTCACCAGTCTCTTCGAAGCCATGTGCGCCGTCTCTCCAACTTTGGCAGTTCAAAGGCTATATACCTGCCTGACTGAATATGAATTGTCGGTCCCCTTCGACTCCTTCACTCTATCTGAACCTCTCTACCAAAGCCTGCAATCCGTTCTTCGCGAGCTACAAGATCTGGATATTTGTCTCCGACCCTCATATCCGAATGACACCACTGAGTTCCTTCATTCTCTCGTTGTCTGGGCTGCTCCAAATCTTCACACTCTCCGCCTCGCCCTTTGGGATCAGTTCCATGATGTAAGCCCGGATCACTTCACCAACTTGGCCCAACAAGTCCAGTTCACCCGCCTCACGGAGCTTCATCTCCATTGGATCGAGCTCACTCAACCCAGCTTCCAACTCTTTCTAAGCACAGCCGCTCCAACCTTGAAGGTCCTAACCTTGGTTGCAGTGAGTTTGAATGACCCCATACCCGTAGCTATGGAATCTTCACGACGAAGGTTCGATGCAGCAGTAGATACTGTTTGGCGCCGCTTTATGAATACCTTGCGTGACACCATCCCATCTATTCGCTATTTCAGGATGACTGCACTTGCATATCGCCAGAAGAGGTTTGACATGGAAGACCCATCAATAAGGGCGCTCATGGCCATGGGTCATTGTCTCAGAGGCCAATACTCCACATTCCACACCTACGAGATCAACAACACAATGAGCTTTGTCGAATGGATCGATAGTTTCAGACTGCGCAGGCTTATCTTACACCACCCTCTGCCAAGACATCGTG AACTACCTAACGGCAATTTTACGTCTCCAGTGCCAGAGGGAAAATTTCGATGGGCACGTTGA